ATTGCCCGCCGGATGATCAATTGAATTCAACAACCCCAAGGCGGGTATGCCGACAGGTTCGTTAAAGGGTCTTGGATGTTGTTGTGAACCACCCTTTATCAATTCGGTTTGTTAGAAAATCAGCTGGTAATATTAAACCACCCACCTTTATCGGCTATCATTCTGAAAATTTCATCCGTCATCAGGTTTCCATGTTCAATACTGATGACTCCGGCCTCCAGTGCTGTTTTGGCATCGGTAAACACAACGAGAACCTTTATTGATAAACCTGTCCCACCGGTACGGCGGCTCCCTCTTTAAAGGCATTCATGGATAAATTCGCCATTTGGAATTTTTTTTCGAGGCCATCAATGATGGCTATTCTTCGCAAGTTTGTTTTTTAAATTCCTCTTTAGAAATTTCTGAAATTTCTGAATTCTGGATCGTGACTTCCTCTTTTGTTTTTTCGTCTGTAAAGTTGACCGCACCTGATTTTTCTTTATCAACATCTGTTGTATAATAGCTCTTCTGGCTTTGTGGATCGGTTATTTTATAGTAACTTCCGCAGGAAGCAAGAAGGATGGAAATAGAAAAAAACAGCATGATGGGAAAAAAGACTTTTTTCATTTTGAATCTCACTTTTTTAGAAATTAATTAAAATATAGATGAATTACAATAGTGTTAAGATAGTAGACATTAAGATATCGGTTCCTAAAAGTCAACTTTCTTTTGCGCTGTAATTATAACAGATCTGTTTAATTTCATTGACTTTTTGCCGGTTTATCAAAATTGGTAGGAAAGACTGAGGCGGATATCCCGGCCCGGTTCCTGGACAGGGTAATTAAAATTGGCAATTGTCGTCTGATTTGAATATTGCTCATCAAATATATTGTTGATTGCCAAGGACAAAGTGAAATTTTTCAAAGTCTTGCACTGCGGGTGATACTGTACTGTCAGGTTATGAAGGACATATCCGTCTTCAAGAACGCTGTTGTAGCCGCTGTCAGTGCAATCGGAATCGTCAAATACCACTATCAAGGTGTATCCTATATTGAATTGCAGGGATGGTATATAGTTTACGGCAAAAGAAAGGGTATCACCTGTTGTGGCTGCTGTCCGTTGGATTGTTTTACTGACATCCTGATCACCATACTCCACATCGTTATGGGCATAGCCTAAGTAAAAATCCAATTTCGGGATTCCCCATTGGGCAGACAATTCAAACCCCTTTGTTTCCAACTCATCATCATCATTAACAATATCACTAATAGCCGCCATTCCTCCGCCTGTCCCGGCAACAATAACATCCTCAATCACTGTATCAAAAAACGTGGCTTTAAACGTCAGATTGTCTTTGGCCATAAAAACACCACTTTTCTTAAATTTACCCCCAACTTCTTTCTTTTTGGATCTCTCAGGATCCAGGGTGCCGTTTACCTCTCCGTTAAATGTGCAATTTGGTGCCAGATTTGTCACCCAATTGAGTGGAATTGTATTCGCGCCGCTGACCGTTTCCCCATAACCGGCAAAAAGTGAAAACCCATATCCAACATCAACAGATCCCTTAATATTGGGTGAAACAGCAGCATTTCCATCAATATCATTTTCATTAAATTCATTCTCGAAACGGTCATAACGAACGCCAAAGGACAAATGAACATTGCGGTATGAAAACCGATCCTGGGCAAAAAAACCAAGATTGGCACTCGTAAAAGTACCTGTCGAGGTTTTGCCTTCTTCGTTAAGATAGTCAGTACCAATGGAAAGCGCGTTTTTTGTTGTTCCCCAGGCCTGATTAAAGGTGTTTTTTAAACTGCCGCCAACACCGTCACTCGTGTATTTGGTATTACTATCCTTGTTCAAAATACTGGTATCCACAGAATAGATATTGAGACCGGTATTAATATAAGGAGAATCCGGCGAAAATTGATGGTTAAGGGTAACCGTTTCCTGCTCCAGCTCCTGCCGGCTTGCCAGAGACTCATCAGTAAGCATACCTTGATCACCCGGCTTTGTCCACGGGTAGAGCCCTTCTTCGGTATTTTTTTCCACACTGATCCGCAAATCGTTATTCGCCTTGTTCAAAAGTGTAAATTTAGCAAAATAGTCGCGTTGCTCCTCTGCAGTTCCAAGCGCCTCTTCCCCACTGCCGGTTTCATAATTTTCAGTATCCGTATCCGTAACATAGAACAATAGGCCCATGTCATTATAAACACCATACAGTGCAAGGCTGTTTCGCCAACCTTCGGAAACGCTCGAATATGAAGTTTTTGCCAGCAGCCCCATACTCTTCTCATCAAGGAGCATATCCTGTGCATCTTTAGTAGTATAACGAATGGATCCACCGAGATTGGCAGACCCCTGATCAGCAGATGTGGGACCTGCCTCAACCTCAACATATTTCAGAAGATCGACATCCATATTCATCATGGTTCCCCGGGAACAGCGAAGATCTTTGTTTTGACGGGCCCCATCAATGGTAACCGTCAAAAGGCTGTCGGAAATCCCCCTAAGATAAAGACGCCGCGCATTGGGTGCCCCGCCCCCGACCTCAATTCCCGGCGTAAGCAAAAAAAGATCATTGATTCCCCAAATCTGCTTTTTTTCAATCTCCTGGGAATCAATAACAATCGCTTCAGGATCAACATCGTCAGCAATCTTTTTTCCGATAACCTCGAGTTGTTTAAGTTCCAGTGCGGACTTCTCAGAATTTGCCTGACTTGAATCGTCATCTGCTGATGCCAAGGGCACACACAGGCAACACGCTGTAAAGACAGCTATTATTATTAATGCATTAACTTTTAAAACACTATATTTCATAAAATTCACCCCAAATACAATAATGATGGAAATGCGAGCGGGTACCCAATGCCATAAACTTAAAAAGTTTATGGCATTGGGCGGTTACCTGGAATCACAGAATATCGGCAACATCTTTTATGCTTTTCTTTCGGGGCCGCATGTAATACAGCAGCAGAAACAAGCACATAAAGAGGTCACCGGCCAGTATGATCAAAAGGCCGTAATCTTTTTTGATGATGACCACCAATTGTGGAACCATTTTTCCTTGTATGATTTTCGGCTTGCCGGCCATGCTCAGGTGAAATGACAAATCGCCGTCATAACTTGGGTGTAACATAGAAATTTTATGCTCTTTTATGTGTTTACCCTTTTTAGAAACGGCTAAGACGGCAGAACAACTGCATATTGGAGGTCCGATCTCCTCTTTTGGACGCATTTTGCATTGTTGCTCAACAACCTGAATCCGGTAGTCATCAACTTCAATTGCAGCCCCGGGGGTCCCGGGAAGACGTTGCCGCCAACCGGTACATTCGGAAACGGCAAACCCCATCAATAAAATAAGAAAAAAACAATGAATCAAAGACGGAAGAAGCAATTTAAAAAATTCACCCAGGCTGTGCTTGGACCGGACAGGTAGAAGTCCCGATAATCTCTTTATAATACAGGCCACGGTATTGATAAAAAGGAATAAAAGCAGGAGCAGAAGCAAATAAATCCACCAGCTTTTTTGGAGTGGTTGCAGGCCAAACCACTCAGGTAAAAGATGATAATTGATTTCTTTATATACAGTGTCGTTTTTAACGTACAAACCTCCGGCCCAAAGGGTCGCTGTAAGTAAAATAAATAACCATAAAGCAATACTGAGATTGCTTAAAAATTCCAAAAGAGAGAAACCCTTTTTTGAAAGGCTGTCCCCATTATATTCGGTGTTTGCAGTATTCATGCTATGTTGTTCCCAATATTGAATTTGACATTATTCCCAAGGACAGTCAGTTGCGAAAGAACGGGTTTTTTCGGGGGCGATAACTTCCGGGTTACCGTTGTTGGTAAGGGGAGAAGAACAGTAATAACAAGAACAATTGCCGCTCCTGACACAGCCCATATTGCCTTTGACCGTATAGTAAATTTCTGAATGTACTGGAGATGAATGTAACCGCAGTAAACCAGCCATATCGCTGCCGTATCAAGATGATCCTGCATCCAGGCAAAGGGGCTTGCCCATGCAAGGTAGCTCCAGACAGCGCCAAAAACTTGCGCAAGACTATAAAAAACGAATCCATCAAGGACTATCTGGTTAAACAGATGATCGTGCTGCTTTTTTAAAACAAAAAACAAAGCGTAGAAACCACCTGCAAAGAAACAAGCCACCGCAAGAGTTTGCAAAAATTGGCAAATCAAAACGGACGGAGTTTGCATCATCGGACATGGCGGCATGGCGGGAAATGGTTGAAAAAGAGCAATTATAGTAAAAATGAGAACAGGAATAGACAGGGCGGAAGCTGTTTTTGCCGATTCTTTCCTAAGAAGAAAAATAGCAATGAACACAAGGCAGCAGGGCAGAAAAACGGCTTGCCTCAATGCTCTGCCCAATGCATACACACCAAAATTACTGCAAATAAGCCCCAAACTGACAAGATGAAGAACAGCACCGAGGCCCAGCAATAGCAACGTTGTCCTGTGCTGGTGCAACAGGTTTCCGACAAAACCGAGACAATATAATGCACAGGCACAGTAAAAAATGAATTGTGAAGAAGTAATAGGAATAGACATGGCATTCTCGCAATTTAATATATTGTTTTTAAAAAATACTATTGACGTTTAAATACGTCATAAAAACTGGAAATACTACTTGTCGTGTATAGATGTCAATAGTAATTTTTATCGCTACAGATATACGATACAACATGCAATAGTCTTATGATATAGCCAAATAGCTATTTGCGATTTATGCTCATATTTTGATATATTTTTAAGGAATTTTTACGTTCTGTAGAACAACCAGTTGATGTTCCGGAATTTAGAAAAGGTATTGAAAAATTCCGCCTGTAACGGATTTAAGTCCCCCCAAAAGCAGGGT
This window of the uncultured Desulfobacter sp. genome carries:
- a CDS encoding TonB-dependent receptor plug domain-containing protein, translating into MKYSVLKVNALIIIAVFTACCLCVPLASADDDSSQANSEKSALELKQLEVIGKKIADDVDPEAIVIDSQEIEKKQIWGINDLFLLTPGIEVGGGAPNARRLYLRGISDSLLTVTIDGARQNKDLRCSRGTMMNMDVDLLKYVEVEAGPTSADQGSANLGGSIRYTTKDAQDMLLDEKSMGLLAKTSYSSVSEGWRNSLALYGVYNDMGLLFYVTDTDTENYETGSGEEALGTAEEQRDYFAKFTLLNKANNDLRISVEKNTEEGLYPWTKPGDQGMLTDESLASRQELEQETVTLNHQFSPDSPYINTGLNIYSVDTSILNKDSNTKYTSDGVGGSLKNTFNQAWGTTKNALSIGTDYLNEEGKTSTGTFTSANLGFFAQDRFSYRNVHLSFGVRYDRFENEFNENDIDGNAAVSPNIKGSVDVGYGFSLFAGYGETVSGANTIPLNWVTNLAPNCTFNGEVNGTLDPERSKKKEVGGKFKKSGVFMAKDNLTFKATFFDTVIEDVIVAGTGGGMAAISDIVNDDDELETKGFELSAQWGIPKLDFYLGYAHNDVEYGDQDVSKTIQRTAATTGDTLSFAVNYIPSLQFNIGYTLIVVFDDSDCTDSGYNSVLEDGYVLHNLTVQYHPQCKTLKNFTLSLAINNIFDEQYSNQTTIANFNYPVQEPGRDIRLSLSYQF
- the ccsA gene encoding cytochrome c biogenesis protein CcsA — translated: MSIPITSSQFIFYCACALYCLGFVGNLLHQHRTTLLLLGLGAVLHLVSLGLICSNFGVYALGRALRQAVFLPCCLVFIAIFLLRKESAKTASALSIPVLIFTIIALFQPFPAMPPCPMMQTPSVLICQFLQTLAVACFFAGGFYALFFVLKKQHDHLFNQIVLDGFVFYSLAQVFGAVWSYLAWASPFAWMQDHLDTAAIWLVYCGYIHLQYIQKFTIRSKAIWAVSGAAIVLVITVLLPLPTTVTRKLSPPKKPVLSQLTVLGNNVKFNIGNNIA